The following coding sequences lie in one Cloeon dipterum chromosome 1, ieCloDipt1.1, whole genome shotgun sequence genomic window:
- the LOC135935642 gene encoding LOW QUALITY PROTEIN: inosine-uridine preferring nucleoside hydrolase-like (The sequence of the model RefSeq protein was modified relative to this genomic sequence to represent the inferred CDS: substituted 3 bases at 3 genomic stop codons) codes for MAQRIAWLLAIFLAIFISGFIVVDGQSGRAKVIVDTDAGVDDAFALAMLLEADRRLEIEIIAVTTVLGNTGVRNVSRNVLKVLQTANRLDIPVYEGAAFSLELTNNNDSYFGYDGFGDIEYPNPPGDEYLQSTPAIVGLLELTKTHSGEINLLMLGPLTNYALAVRTVPDFPSRLESVWVLGGSMIGMGNMAPGVEFNFWVDPLAAFITLSPPVHTASLVQLVPLETTLEAPITVRIYKHGXLVYQINCDXXEWRVNVLGKLPGSMMALLNAIEQNFWQRSDKWVCSDLVLAAVFLQRPLITKTRPSFIGVEVHGLHLSGATFVDYNEPSANEPNVEAIQAFDLDAYMSNLLNYFDQSKHTIGYHTSNNNIIVERL; via the exons ATGGCACAAAGGATAGCTTGGCTTTTAGCCATATTCCTCGCTATTTTCATCTCTGGTTTCAT CGTCGTCGATGGACAGTCGGGACGTGCGAAGGTGATCGTGGACACCGACGCCGGAGTGGACGACGCCTTCGCTTTGGCTATGCTGCTTGAGGCGGACCGGCGGCTGGAGATCGAAATCATCGCCGTCACCACCGTGCTGGGCAACACGGGTGTCAGGAATGTGTCTCGCAACGTTCTCAAGGTGCTGCAAACCGCCAACCGACTTGAT ATTCCAGTGTATGAGGGTGCCGCTTTCTCACTCGAGCTGACCAACAACAACGACAGCTACTTCGGCTATGATGGTTTCGGGGACATCGAGTACCCCAACCCACCAGGTGACGAGTATCTGCAAAGCACGCCGGCCATCGTGGGGCTTCTCGAGCTGACGAAAACCCACAGCG GCGAAATTAATCTGCTGATGCTGGGTCCGCTGACGAACTACGCCCTCGCCGTGCGCACCGTGCCCGACTTTCCGAGCAGACTTGAAAGCGTGTGGGTGCTCGGCGGCTCCATGATTG GAATGGGAAACATGGCGCCTGGGGTGGAATTCAACTTCTGGGTGGACCCGCTGGCCGCATTCATCACGCTGAGTCCACCGGTGCACACAGCGTCACTCGTGCAACTGGTGCCCCTGGAGACGACCCTCGAAGCGCCCATCACCGTGCGTATATATAAACACGGCTAGTTagtttatcaaattaattgtgatTGATAGGAGTGGCGCGTCAACGTGCTCGGCAAACTTCCAGGCAGCATGATGGCCCTGCTCAACGCCATTGAGCAAAACTTCTGGCAGCGCTCGGACAAGTGGGTGTGCTCAGACCTCGTCCTCGCTGCCGTTTTTCTGCAAAGACCGCTCATTACTAAG ACGCGTCCCAGTTTTATCGGAGTGGAAGTGCACGGGCTGCACTTGTCGGGAGCAACTTTCGTTGACTACAACGAGCCGAGTGCAAACGAGCCCAACGTCGAGGCCATCCAGGCGTTCGATTTGGACGCCTACATGAGCAACCTCCTCAACTACTTTGACCAGTCCAAACACACTATAGGCTATCACACTTCAAACAACAACATCATAGTCGAGAGACTGTAA